GTCGTCATACCCCTACCGTACGAGTACCTGCCATGTCACTCCAACGTGAAGCGGTAATCCGGGCCCGGCGAACGTGTTTTCCTTCCCGTTGGAACGGTCCCCCGCCTCGAAACACCGCGGCGGGGGACCGCGCGTCAACCTCCGACGAACTCGGCGAAGGCGGCCTTCACCCTGGCCAGGATCCCGTCGGGGTCGGCGGCCCACACGTCGGCGTTGAAGATCTCCACTTCGACGTCCCCCGTGTAGCCCGCCTCGGCCACCGCGCGGGTCATCGGGCCGAAGTCGATCACGCCGTCGCCCATGATCCCCCGGCCGAGCAGGACGTCGGCGGGGAGCGGCGACAGGAAGTCGCACACCTGGTAGCTCGCGATCCGGTCCGACGCCCTGGCGATCTGCTCCAGCACCCGCGGGTCCCACCACACGTGGAAGGTGTCGACGACGACGCCCACCTGCTCGGAGGGGTACGCCTCGGCCAGGTCGAGCGCCTGGCCGAGAGTGGACAGCACGGCCCGGTCGGCGCAGTACATCGGGTGCAGCGGTTCGAGGGCGAGCCGCACCCCTCGCTCGCCCGCGTACGGGGCCAGCACGGACAGTGCCTCGGCGACCCGCTCCCGCGCGGCGGGCAGGTCGCGGGAGATCGTGCCCGGCGGCTCGCCGGGCACCACGCCGGGCAGGCCGCCGACCACCATGACCAGGCAGGCGGCGCCCAGCGTCGCGGCCTCGTCGATCGCCCTGCGGTTGTCGTCCATGGCCTCGGGGCCGCCGGAGGTGAGGAACCCGCCCCGGCACAGCGACGACACCCGCAGTCCGGCGTCCGCGACGAGCTTGACGGTCTCCTCCAGGCCCTGCGCGGCGACGTCCTGCCGCCACAGGCCGATGGCCTCGACGCCGTGCCGCACGCACCCGTCGACGGCCTCGGCCACCGACCACCGCTTCGTGGTCCACTGGTTCAGCGAGAGACGGCTCGTCTGTGCCCTCGTCGCGCTCACAGGCCGTTCACCGCCAGCAGGGAGCGCATCCGGGAGACCGCCAGCCCGGGGTCGGCCAGCAGCCCGGCCCTGTCGGCCAGCTGGAACACCTCGGCCAGGTGGGGCAGGGAACGGGCCGCCTGGGCGCCGTTGACCATGCTGAAGGCGTCCTGGTGGCCGTTGAGCCACGCCAGGAAGACGATGCCCGTCTTGTAGTTGTACGTCGGGGCCTCGAAGATCTTCCGTGAGAGCGGGACCGTGGGTTCCATGATCTCGTCGTAGCGTCCGAGGTCGCCCGCGTCGAGGGCCTCCAGGGCCGCCGCGGCGGCGGGGGCGATCGCGTCGAAGATCCCCAGCAGCGCGTGGCTGCCCGACCTGATCAGCGAGGGGTAGTTGAAGTCGTCGCCGGTGTAGAGCCGCACGCCCTCGGGCAGCGCCGCGCGCAGCCCGATCTCGTGCTCGGCGTCCAGCAGCGAGACCTTGACCCCGTCCACCTTCGCCGCGTGGTCGCGGATCAGGGACAGGAACGACGCGGTGGCCTCGGGCACGTCCCGCGAGCCCCAGTAGCCCGCCAGGTTCGGGTCGAACATCTCGCCCAGCCAGTGCAGGATCACC
This region of Streptosporangium sp. NBC_01495 genomic DNA includes:
- a CDS encoding sugar phosphate isomerase/epimerase family protein, producing MSATRAQTSRLSLNQWTTKRWSVAEAVDGCVRHGVEAIGLWRQDVAAQGLEETVKLVADAGLRVSSLCRGGFLTSGGPEAMDDNRRAIDEAATLGAACLVMVVGGLPGVVPGEPPGTISRDLPAARERVAEALSVLAPYAGERGVRLALEPLHPMYCADRAVLSTLGQALDLAEAYPSEQVGVVVDTFHVWWDPRVLEQIARASDRIASYQVCDFLSPLPADVLLGRGIMGDGVIDFGPMTRAVAEAGYTGDVEVEIFNADVWAADPDGILARVKAAFAEFVGG
- a CDS encoding dihydrodipicolinate synthase family protein, coding for MAPLRIALPGGEHTLREPVTWTRPAGPAVSRVVYAAAHVVADPLGDNTPGSPAAVDWDATLRFRHHLWSYGLRVADAMDTAQRNMGLDWAATRELIRRSATEAKAFGDPAALVACGAGTDQAPHARTLDEVVAAYTEQIETVRDAGAGVIVMASRRLAAIARGPEDYHRVYGELLSQVDRPVILHWLGEMFDPNLAGYWGSRDVPEATASFLSLIRDHAAKVDGVKVSLLDAEHEIGLRAALPEGVRLYTGDDFNYPSLIRSGSHALLGIFDAIAPAAAAALEALDAGDLGRYDEIMEPTVPLSRKIFEAPTYNYKTGIVFLAWLNGHQDAFSMVNGAQAARSLPHLAEVFQLADRAGLLADPGLAVSRMRSLLAVNGL